AAACGCAGCACTTCATTTGTCCCTTAGGGTGTTTATGGCATATGAGCGCAGCACTTCATTTATTTCTGGGCATATTTCATGACATATAAACGCAGCATTTTTCCCTGATGGTATTTCATATCATATAAACGCAGGACTTTATTTTCACCTGTGggtatttcatgttatatagaCGCAGCACTGCATTTACCCCGGTGTTTTTTTATGGCATACCAAAGCCGCACTTCGTCTGCCCCTGAGGGTATTTCACGTCATTTAAACGCAGCACTTTGTTTGTCCCTGTAGGTATTTTATGTCATATAAACACAGCACCTCATTTGCCCCTGAGAATATGACTGGGTTTCAGTGACAATTAACGATTGTAAATGTCTGATTTAATTTAGGAGTTGCTTATGATATGATCAATGTTCTACTCAGGAAACAAATATAGTTGTGTTACTATGATACCAAAGTATtatcaaaatgatgaaaaatatatatgaaataaagagTGAAATAAGATCTAGACTTTCTCTTTGCGTCGTTTAGTTCTTTTTGGCTTACACggtatatattcaaaatatgaataaaaaatatgtgatatatgtataaaaataacaataaaacgtCGTGgaataaagaaagaaaactaAGTTTCATTCACTATATATAAGGACATGTGCAGATGCATAGTTGAAATACagtgttattcatatatattgcatatagtTATCCTTTATACCTTATAAATTCATTTGTTGTATAAATTTTATGTCAAATTGTTGTTCTATATGTTTCATCGTAATTTGTTCTGATTATAATGTACATGGTAATATAGGAGGATATAAAGAATCTCTCTATCtgtttatcaagcattttgaaatgtgtGTAGTTCAAATAGTTTTGTAACTTGACGGTcaaattcttttaaattttgtgttttaattaaataaataatacatattcaGAAATTATCAAACTGttcataatttgaaataatgcccatTAGGGTTTAACTACCTTAATTATACGTTCTACTTCAAATGAAAAATGCACAATGCACTTGccaaaacatatttcaactgAAGTATCTAGTCTTTCTTTTCACAGACTTTAATTTGAATGTCTGTGTTTTAAATCCTGCCATTTTAACAAACCTTCCACCCAAATTGATTTATTCTGTTATATCTCCATTCAAATCTTCAAATCACATTGGTGAGTATAGACATTGTAGGATCTGCCAATCTTGTGAATCGTTGAATACTGCTGTATTAGGTTTCGTTCTAaacaattgtatgtattttgaatgaCTTACGGTTCAAATTTCATGTGCTATTGAAAACTTAATTTGCAAATGTTAAAACCTAAATCAAAACATTcatcaataataatatatatgaaatgctgcatatgGGCATGTCtgatattgacttaaaaagGTTCCCATAGGCAATTATAGCAAATGGGTAACGTCGGGAACCTCCTCTCCTATTAAATAGCTTACTCTTTTAAGATATCAAACATTttcctttccaataaaatgttatgaaaatgcATCGCCTCAATGACATATgacaacaaatattattttatattttaatagtttcGAACAATTACTTAATTACtttcataatgttttttcttatgttttcaaaaaaaaaattatcagacATAATCTCGCTATATGGGCAACAAGTTTAAATGTTAAGCGCAATGATTTCGATCATTTATTCCgagtttgatatttaatttcccattttaaattaaattatacaattcgaaaacatatttctaaacaCAATCTAATCTAAATGTATAGTATACTTACAAAAGCAATGAGGCAATCTGATAACTATCCAATTCCAGATTTCATTTGGTGTAAACTTTTCGTATCTGCTCAACAAAATTTCTATCACTTAACAGAAAGTAAACATGAATGGACACATCTTTTCAAAACGAAACTAGTAACTTCCTGTTTCGGGGTAGAGATTACCTTTCAGGCTAAGTCATTTTTTGTTTAGCTTTACCTCcccttaataaatgttttaaactgcTTAAAGTATCTTGAGGTAGTAAACAATTATTACACAATTAAGCAATACTAACTACTCTTTGTTTGCAAATTAATTTAGTAAAACGTCATTATCaatcagtaaaacaaaacgAACTCACATGGCAGTGCTGACTGCTTTTCAAGCTCCGCCTTGTGTGCAATATGAACTAATATGGAACCATCGAATGGTATTCTACAAAAGGCCAATAATAGTTCATTATAAGGTACTTGAAAGGCAGTTATCCGAATAATTGGCCGTTTTACAATATTTCCACATACTTTCACAAACCGGTTTCATTAATTAAGCGCAGGGAAGCTGTGGTTATGTACATCTCGACAAGTACAAGCTGAGAAGTAGAGTAATGTTTCGTGCGTTGAACGGAAAAATCTCTGTTGCAGTCTGATAACTGAGGGAAGAAAGATTGACACAAGGTCATTCACGGATCAAGTATTGGGCAAACATTCATTAGAATTTCCCCATACGATgtaattatacaaatatcacttaattatatataattcacTGAGTAGCATTGAAAATCCTATGTAAACATTCACAGCTGTGAGACCATTGCAGATATTAACTAGCCACATGATGATTACGGGCAAACAAATGCTGATGTAGACTTCAATTGACTTTTCTCTTTTGTTACTTAAAGTCGGTTTCAACTGCATTCAGAAGAAGAACATTTCATAAGAGcaaatattatatgttatttttgcaAATGGCAATTACAGTAAAGAAGTTCTGAGctaatattttagaaatataagTTATCTTCGTTGATACTTCAGTCTGTACAGTTTCCGGTTTACCGGAAATGTCCTACAAAGAGAGCTTTCCATAACAGACACGCATGGGGTCTTGCCATGGCTCTATTTTCCGATTCTGCGACTTGAACAAAGCTTAAAATACCTCTTAACTAAATAATGTATAAGCAAATGCACCTGCTTTGCAAATCGTAACAACTAGGCCATCTttggcaagcttcgagatagacaatTTTGCTGGGCGAGGTGTTTCGATTGCTGCTTAGCGAGCTAACGTCATATTTATTAGAAACCCATACCTTGTGGTACAATTCAGGTTACACAacacctacatgtacattatagaTAACAGAGCAAGTATTTCGCATTGTATTAGAAGTCGTGTATTGAAAAATGCGtgcattttattgattaacaCATAGGGGCGCGTATGCATCAAcactataaaacataattatcacGTTTTGGATATTTACGGACATTCAGCGCCGCAAACCATCAATGTGATGGCAATTGTGCCGAGCGTTGtagatttttcaaaataatcgaATATATCCGAATTCCATTAGttagatattttatttctgtaCTGGGagttcttttttattgtttattacatGACGTGTAATGACTGTATGATGGACCTCAGTTGCGGTTACTGTTTTGTGGATAATGAGGGCACAGAAATCAGTAACTCATCCTGCCTACCAACTGGAACGGACAACCCCTGGGTTTCCGGGATTGGACAGTGTAACCAACAAACACTCCCGGGGAAGCTGACCTGGGCTTATGACTACTGCCCATCCCCATTTTCCTGGATGCCCATGGTCGGCCTCGTTCTGTACCTCGTCACCTTTGCCCCAGGTCTGCAGATGTTGAGCTTGTCTTTATATACCTAAACACATTTGAGTCATGCTTTGTGCGTCTAAGAGTACATTGTCACCCTTAATCCATGTCTGCAGTTGTTACCTTTGATCTAAGTATGTGTTTACCTACAGTGTCTCTATTGCTCTATGTCTGCATATGTAGGATGTCTTTGGTAAGTAGTCATATGTTGTATAAGTTTGTGTTTACCTTATCACCATATCCAGATCGGCAGATGTTGTATGTCTCTATAAACCTTATTATGCTGTTTGTGTTTGTACATACCTTGTGACTTGAATACCTAAATATACCTTGTCACTATGTACCAGGTCCGCAGATGATGCGtgactgaaaatatattttaaactgttcacCACATATGCAGATGTTGTGTGTGTCTGAATAAATCTTGTGAACTGTACACCACATATGCAGATGATGTGTGTGTCTGAATAAATCTTGTGAACTTTACACCACATATACAGATGATGTGTTTGTCCGTATCTACTTTGACACCTGTACACCTGGTCtgcagatgatgatgataaccGTATAAGTATGCTTTTTGACACTTATAAAAcagtaatattttatgatttacaTGCAGGTATGGGTCCAATGCCATGGACTATCAACTCTGAGATTTACCCTCTCTGGTGTCGTAGTTCAGCTATCTCAGTGGCAACATTCACAAACTGGATCTTCAACCTACTCGTCTCCATCACATTTATAACTCTCACAGAAAACCTCACGCGATTCGGTAACAATgatatcacatttatgactctAACAAAAACACTCATACAATTCAGTAACGATCAAATAACCCAGAAAACTTCCAATGCTTTGGTAAAAAAGATATCACTTTTATAGCTCTCACTGGAAACATCACCGATTTGGTAACaataatatttccatttaaaaaaatatatccttCATATGAAGTGTTACTGAATTTCGTTTGTAAGATAAAGATATACACGTAAATCTATTTGTTTGAGGCTCATGTATGCTGTATGCGAGCCGGGCAGAGTTGAAGGGCtgaattttatacaatttatcatTTCAGGCACTTTTTTGCTGTATGCTGGCCTGACAGTGCTTGGTGCCTTAGTTCTATATATCTGGCTACCGGAAACTAAGGGGAAAAGTCTTGAGGAGGTCGAAGGTCTATTTGCCCAGCCTTGGTGCGGCACTGTTAATGGCGCGGACTACAATACAAAGACGATACAATATGTACACATCCGGGGACTCAATAGAGACGGCCGAGAGTCGGAACTTGACTCACCAGAGTGACATGTCTATCTTTAGTGCGGCACGGTGAAAGCCACGGgctaaaacaacaaaataatacagtataaattCGGGAACTTAAAAGAGAGAATTGGAAGCCAGCATGCAACTCACAAGAGTGAGCTGAAGGAAATatagaaatgtataaaaacGTTAAATCGATCTGTTAAAATACTTGGATTTTCCATTGAAAGGTTACATCTTAATGAAAAggtttttatttagtttttattattcGTATGATAATAGACAACAACAAATTCCAAATGTGTGTacgatattttaaatgttgacattaTGAATGtggttatatatgtatgtaaatatatacaggAGTGGTCATCtaatcagaaaataaattaccCAGTTAACTCGAATATATAGatgatttttattgatttcagtgtaatatCGTATGTTGTGTCACGAGTAATTTAAAATGCGATCTTTTACTGAAATGaacaattttctgtttcttaatTCTTATTCAGGAGTGTTattgatattataaattatttttattaataccccttttttgaaaagagtGTTTTCTACGCTGCTACCCGTGGCAGGCCCTTCGTGAAAAGTATTGGTAATGACGTAGCTGTCATTGTTTTTCAAAGggttaattgtgtgttttttttcaaatacacactgtttatttttaaagtagttCTTCAAGTTGATATTTAAACTCCTAAATTTGCACTGAGATTGTTGTaatatcaaatgaataaatgtaaaaatatgttattgttaattgaaatttattattgtttcattgccaaaaaatgttattttatgcttcaaaTGATGTAACGCCTTTATGATGATTTTCAGAAATGTGTGGCTAGTGAAGGAAAATAGTGCATGTACAGTTTATTAtatgtgtgttgttttagaCTCCGTTTTCCCTACTTTTCGAAAAGGCCGTGTTCCCTTTTCTATATGTTAAAACCTAATATTGCtatattgttttgtcttttacgACTTGTTGGGAAGAAACAAGCAAACAGTGTATAGTATTAAACTGAAAGATGGTAAACAACTTATTAAGTCATTCTCTAAATTCGTTAAATCCTATTTTTCCTGGTTCCTTTTTGTAAACACTGATTTTGTAGATCTTTTTAATCTATTCGTGATCTCTGGTTACCGATTGCCTATTTATCTTAAGAGCTGCATATCTATAGTCAATTCAATCCTTGCCAACAATTTCACTTGGCCTAATGGCtatgaacatttcaaaactaACTGTCGTTCAAGGCTAAGTTAATCACAGGTTTGATGAAACAGAAAGACGCCGTTACAAACATTCTTAAGAAAgttttaattttctaaaatgaGCTTAAACTGATGTAAAGAAGTGCTTTTTGTCCAACTTATATTGCCAGCACTCCTACTTTTCCCTTTTATTTTGCCATAAAAGCTTATAAATATATTCCCACTTTTCCATGGGATAATAATGGAGAGCTAATAAGTGTATCTTTTCTTATTGGATATTTTCCATAGAACCAGAATGTTATAATATACTAAATTTGATTTAAGGTAAAGTaccataatgttttatttctgattAAAAGGAAGAAGTTCCTTGTCTCCTATTGTTATAATGTTGAGATGTTCCTTTTGTCGATGAAATGCACATGTAGGGGTGTCTCTTTTATCTCTGAATGAGATGTTTCCTTCAACGATGAGCTAAAACATGTTAAGGTTTCTCTTTTGTCACTAAAACTCACTCTGTTTTGATGTCCCCTTTGTTCGAAATATCAGATTTGAGGTGTTGCTAATGTTAAAAGGCCCCATTTCTCTAAGAGTGATAATGTTAAATTGACTCTGAGTACGGTATGTAAAATAGGCCTTTTGTTTATCTCTGATTGTGatcatttaaaaatgacatCGTTGTCTTTGCATGTTCCCCTTTGTCTTCAAATATGATCAGTGTTTAATTACTTCTTTATCTATAATTGTGTTACTGTTAAATATTCCCTTTGTCtctaattttgataaatgcaatTTGTCCCTTTGTGTGATACCAATGTATTTTTCTTAGTGTGATAATGTTAAATTGTTCCCTATGTCTCTAATTGTGACCATGAATTTTCCGCTTTGTCTCCGTGTGTGATAATGTGGAAATGTACGCTATATTTATGAGTGAGATCGTGTCGAATAGCTCGTTCTGTTTATGATCGTGATCATGTTGAATTGGTCTCTTTTTTTGCTGAGTGTATAACTATATACTTCTTCATCTTGTCTCTGAATGTGATCATGTAATTTAGCTGCCTTTGTTTCTGAAAGTGACTCTTGTTGAATTGTTCCCATTGAAAACAGAGCTCTCCTTTTTGTCTCTGCATGTGatcattttaaagttgaatAGCTTACTTCGTTTCTAACAAGTGACTGTTGTTGAATTGTTTGCATTGTGTCTGAGTGTTatgctatataattatatcccTTGTGCCTGAGTGTGAGCatggtaatttatttttcaatattctctTAATATGACTGTTATGTTGATGTGTTCCATTTGTCTGAGTGTTAATGGTGATGTGTTCCATTTGTCTTGATCTCATGTGATATTTGTTCTGGCATTAGTTTGTTATGATATAGtctattgtttgttaaaatatatatgatttaataGGAGTTGTTCAAGATTATCAGAATTTCATTGGTTGTGTCTTTGGCACAGAAACGTATCAATTATGCCAAAACATGTCTTAAGACATAGGTTTATAATAGAGTACAGCAGAGTACGAATTATATAGATAAGCACcatgttcattaaaataaatttacagtaGTTTTATCCCCcaaactatattttaaataaataatgtaaatgtgATTTATCTAATGAGATGAAATGTGTTTGTTAGTGTATGAGTATTGTAAAATCTTCAAAAAGTTGATCAACCCTTGTTGTGCTATTTTTGGAATAAAATGTTGTGAAATTTGATCATATCATTTGTGTATTCGAATTTACCTGAGCTTAATAGGATACGTTCCTAAACAAAATTTTGCcgtcaaaatgaaatattttctaaatgtaCTGAAAATTGATCAGCATAAAGAGGTAGGCTTGCTTTAATCATTTatgtgaacaaatatatttccgATGAAGGTAAGTGGAAAACCCCGTTATCATTAAAGGCAccataatttctttaattttatccTGAATGGcgtcaataaatattaaaattttatagaaaaaac
The sequence above is drawn from the Mya arenaria isolate MELC-2E11 chromosome 14, ASM2691426v1 genome and encodes:
- the LOC128216354 gene encoding proton myo-inositol cotransporter-like; the protein is MTCNDCMMDLSCGYCFVDNEGTEISNSSCLPTGTDNPWVSGIGQCNQQTLPGKLTWAYDYCPSPFSWMPMVGLVLYLVTFAPGMGPMPWTINSEIYPLWCRSSAISVATFTNWIFNLLVSITFITLTENLTRFGTFLLYAGLTVLGALVLYIWLPETKGKSLEEVEGLFAQPWCGTVNGADYNTKTIQYVHIRGLNRDGRESELDSPE